A stretch of Equus caballus isolate H_3958 breed thoroughbred chromosome 11, TB-T2T, whole genome shotgun sequence DNA encodes these proteins:
- the MINK1 gene encoding misshapen-like kinase 1 isoform X42, protein MGDPAPARSLDDIDLSALRDPAGIFELVEVVGNGTYGQVYKGRHVKTGQLAAIKVMDVTEDEEEEIKQEINMLKKYSHHRNIATYYGAFIKKSPPGNDDQLWLVMEFCGAGSVTDLVKNTKGNALKEDCIAYICREILRGLAHLHAHKVIHRDIKGQNVLLTENAEVKLVDFGVSAQLDRTVGRRNTFIGTPYWMAPEVIACDENPDATYDYRSDIWSLGITAIEMAEGAPPLCDMHPMRALFLIPRNPPPRLKSKKWSKKFIDFIDTCLIKTYLSRPPTEQLLKFPFIRDQPTERQVRIQLKDHIDRSRKKRGEKEETEYEYSGSEEEDDSHGEEGEPSSIMNVPGESTLRREFLRLQQENKSNSEALKQQQQQQLQQQQQRDPEAHIKHLLHQRQRRIEEQKEERRRVEEQQRREREQRKLQEKEQQRRLEDMQALRREEERRQAEREQEYKRKQLEEQRQSERLQRQLQQEHAYLKSLQQQQQQQQLQKQQQQQQQQILPGDRKPLYHYGRGINPADKPAWAREVEERTRMNKQQNSPLAKTKPSSTGPEPPVPQASPGPPGPLSQTPPMQRPVEPQEGPHKSLQDQPTRNLAAFPASHDPDPAVPTPTATPSARGAVIRQNSDPTSEGPGPSPNPPAWVRPDNEAPPKVPQRTSSIATALNTSGAGGSRPAQAVRASNPDLRRSDPGWERSDSVLPASHGHLPQAGSLERNRVGASSKLDSSPVLSPGNKAKPDDHRSRPGRPASYKRAIGEDFVLLKERTMDEAPRPPKKAMDYSSSSEEVESSEDEEEESNGEPSEGSRDTPGARSDGDTDSVSTMVVHDVEEIAGTQTPYGGGTMVVQRTPEEERSLLHADSNGYTNLPDVVQPSHSPTESSRGQSPPSKEGGGDYQSRGLVKAPGKSSFTMFVDLGIYQPGGSGDTIPITALVGGEGSRLDQLQYDVRKGSVVNVNPTNTRAHSETPEIRKYKKRFNSEILCAALWGVNLLVGTENGLMLLDRSGQGKVYGLIGRRRFQQMDVLEGLNLLITISGKRNKLRVYYLSWLRNKILHNDPEVEKKQGWTTVGDMEGCGHYRVVKYERIKFLVIALKNSVEVYAWAPKPYHKFMAFKSFADLPHRPLLVDLTVEEGQRLKVIYGSSAGFHAVDVDSGNSYDIYIPVHVLLVGCGQSGNTSLGPRRGNSSLPSPPQIQSQITPHAIIFLPNTDGMEMLLCYEDEGVYVNTYGRIIKDVVLQWGEMPTSVAYICSNQIMGWGEKAIEIRSVETGHLDGVFMHKRAQRLKFLCERNDKVFFASVRSGGSSQVYFMTLNRNCIMNW, encoded by the exons GACCCTGCTGGAATCTTTGAACTGGTGGAGGTGGTCGGCAATGGAACCTACGGACAGGTGTACAAG GGTCGGCATGTCAAGACTGGGCAGCTGGCTGCCATCAAGGTCATGGATGTCACGGAG gatgaggaggaggagatcaAACAGGAGATCAACATGTTGAAAAAATATTCTCACCACCGCAACATTGCCACCTACTATGGGGCTTTTATCAAGAAGAGCCCCCCTGGAAACGACGACCAGCTCTGG CTGGTGATGGAGTTCTGTGGTGCTGGCTCTGTGACGGACCTGGTAAAGAACACCAAAGGAAACGCCCTGAAGGAGGACTGCATCGCCTACATCTGCAGGGAGATTCTCCGG GGTCTGGCCCACCTCCACGCCCACAAGGTGATCCACCGAGACATCAAGGGGCAGAACGTCCTGCTGACAGAGAATGCTGAGGTCAAGCTAG TGGATTTTGGGGTGAGTGCTCAGCTGGACCGCACCGTGGGCAGGCGGAACACTTTCATTGGGACCCCCTACTGGATGGCCCCGGAGGTCATCGCCTGTGATGAGAACCCCGATGCCACCTACGATTACAGG AGTGACATTTGGTCCCTAGGAATCACAGCCATCGAGATGGCAGAGGGAGCCCCCC CTCTGTGTGACATGCACCCTATGCGAGCCCTCTTCCTCATCCCTCGGAACCCACCACCCAGACTCAAGTCTAAGAAATG GTCTAAGAAGTTCATCGACTTCATTGACACATGTCTCATCAAGACATACCTGAGCCGCCCACCGACAGAGCAGCTGCTGAAGTTCCCCTTCATCCGCGACCAGCCCACGGAGCGGCAGGTCCGCATCCAGCTCAAGGACCACATCGACCGATCCCGGAAGAAACGAGGCGAGAAGG AGGAGACAGAATACGAGTACAGCGGCAGCGAAGAGGAAGATGACAGCcatggagaggaaggagagccAAG CTCCATCATGAACGTGCCCGGGGAGTCGACCCTGCGCAGGGAATTTCTCCGGCTCCAGCAGGAGAATAAGAGCAATTCAGAGGCtctaaagcagcagcagcagcagcagctgcagcagcagcaacagcgaGACCCCGAGGCGCACATCAAACACCTCCTGCACCAGCGGCAGCGCCGCATCGAGGAGCAGAAGGAGGAGCGGCGGCGCGTCGAGGAG CAACAGCGGCGGGAGCGGGAGCAGCGGAAGCTGCAGGAGAAGGAGCAGCAGCGGCGGCTGGAGGACATGCAGGCCCTGCGGCGTGAGGAGGAGCGGCGGCAGGCCGAGCGGGAGCAG GAATACAAGCGGAAGCAGCTGGAAGAGCAGCGGCAGTCAGAGCGTCTCCAGAGGCAGCTGCAGCAGGAGCATGCCTACCTCAAGtccctgcagcagcagcagcagcagcagcaacttcagaagcagcagcagcagcagcagcagcaaatccTGCCCGGGGACAGGAAGCCCCTGTATCATTATGGTCGGGGCATTAACCCCGCTGACAAACCAGCCTGGGCCCGAGAG GTAGAAGAGAGGACGAGGATGAACAAACAGCAGAACTCTCCCTTGGCCAAGACCAAGCCAAGCAGCACAGGGCCTGAGCCCCCTGTCCCCCAGGCCTCCCCTGGGCCCCCAGGACCCCTGTCCCAAACTCCTCCTATGCAGAGGCCGGTGGAGCCCCAGGAGGGACCACACAAG TCCCTGCAGGACCAGCCCACCAGAAACCTGGCTGCCTTCCCAGCCTCTCACGACCCCGACCCTGCTGTCCCCACACCCACCGCCACGCCCAGCGCCCGAGGAGCTGTCATCCGCCAGAATTCAGACCCCACCTCCGAAGGGCCTGGCCCCAGCCCGAACCCCCCAGCCTGGGTCCGGCCAGATAATGAGGCCCCACCCAAG gTGCCTCAGAGGACCTCATCTATTGCCACTGCCCTTAACACCAGTGGGGCCGGAGGGTCCCGGCCAGCTCAGGCTGTCCGTGCCAG TAACCCCGACCTCAGGAGGAGTGACCCTGGCTGGGAGCGATCAGACAGTGTCCTCCCAGCCTCTCATGGGCACCTCCCCCAGGCTGGTTCACTGGAGCGGAACCGTGTGGGAG CTTCCTCCAAACTGGACAGCTCCCCAGTGCTCTCCCCTGGGAACAAAGCCAAGCCTGATGACCACCGCTCACGGCCAGGCCGGCCTGCA AGCTATAAGCGAGCCATTGGTGAG GATTTTGTGTTGCTGAAAGAGCGGACCATGGACGAGGCCCCCCGGCCTCCCAAGAAGGCCATGGACTACTCTTCATCCAGTGAGGAAGTGGAGAGCAgtgaggacgaggaggaggaaaGCAACGGCGAACCATCAGAGGGGAGCAGAGATACCCCTGGGGCCCG CAGCGATGGAGACACAGACAGCGTCAGCACCATGGTGGTCCACGACGTGGAGGAGATAGCCGGGACCCAGACCCCCTATGGGGGCGGGACTATGGTGGTCCAGCGT ACTCCTGAAGAGGAGCGAAGCCTGCTGCACGCCGACAGCAACGGTTACACAAACCTGCCGGATGTGGTCCAGCCCAGCCACTCACCCACCGAGAGCAGCAGAGGTCAAAGCCCCCCCTCAAAGGAGGGAGGCGGCGAC TACCAGTCTCGAGGGCTTGTAAAGGCCCCTGGCAAGAGCTCCTTCACGATGTTTGTGGACCTAGGGATCTACCAGCCTGGAGGCAGTGGGGACACCATCCCTATCACAG CCCTAGTGGGTGGAGAGGGCAGTCGGCTCGATCAGCTACAATATGATGTGCGGAAAGGCTCTGTGGTCAACGTGAACCCCACCAATACCCGGGCCCACAGTGAAACCCCCGAGATTCGGAAGTACAAGAAGCGCTTCAATTCCGAGATCCTCTGTGCAGCCCTTTGGG GGGTCAACCTGCTGGTGGGCACCGAGAACGGGCTGATGTTGCTGGACCGAAGTGGGCAGGGCAAGGTGTATGGACTCATCGGGCGGCGACGCTTCCAGCAAATGGATGTGCTGGAAGGACTCAACTTGCTCATCACCATCTCAG ggaaaaggaacaaactgcGGGTGTATTACCTGTCCTGGCTCCGGAACAAGATTCTGCACAATGACCCAGAAGTGGAGAAGAAGCAGGGCTGGACCACCGTGGGGGACATGGAGGGCTGCGGGCACTACCGCGTTG TGAAATATGAACGCATTAAGTTCCTGGTCATCGCCCTGAAGAACTCCGTGGAGGTGTATGCCTGGGCCCCCAAACCCTACCACAAATTCATGGCCTTCAAG tCCTTCGCTGACCTCCCTCACCGCCCTCTGCTGGTTGACTTGACCGTAGAGGAGGGACAGCGGCTCAAGGTCATCTATGGCTCCAGTGCTGGCTTCCATGCTGTGGATGTTGACTCGGGGAACAGCTATGACATCTACATCCCTGTGCATGTACTTTTGGTGGGCTGTGGGCAGAGTGGGAACACCAGTCTGGGCCCCAGACGTGGGAACTCCAgcctgccttctcctccccagATCCAGAGCCAGATCACACCCCATGCCATCATCTTCCTCCCCAACACCGATGGCATGGAGATGCTACTGTGCTATGAGGACGAGGGCGTCTACGTCAACACATATGGGCGGATCATTAAGGATGTGGTGCTGCAGTGGGGGGAGATGCCCACTTCTGTGG CCTACATCTGCTCCAACCAGATAATGGGCTGGGGTGAGAAAGCCATTGAGATCCGCTCCGTGGAGACGGGCCACCTGGATGGGGTCTTCATGCACAAACGAGCCCAGAGGCTCAAGTTCCTGTGTGAGCGGAATGACAAG GTGTTTTTTGCCTCAGTCCGCTCCGGGGGCAGCAGCCAAGTTTACTTCATGACTCTGAACCGTAACTGCATCATGAACTGGTGA
- the MINK1 gene encoding misshapen-like kinase 1 isoform X34 has translation MGDPAPARSLDDIDLSALRDPAGIFELVEVVGNGTYGQVYKGRHVKTGQLAAIKVMDVTEDEEEEIKQEINMLKKYSHHRNIATYYGAFIKKSPPGNDDQLWLVMEFCGAGSVTDLVKNTKGNALKEDCIAYICREILRGLAHLHAHKVIHRDIKGQNVLLTENAEVKLVDFGVSAQLDRTVGRRNTFIGTPYWMAPEVIACDENPDATYDYRSDIWSLGITAIEMAEGAPPLCDMHPMRALFLIPRNPPPRLKSKKWSKKFIDFIDTCLIKTYLSRPPTEQLLKFPFIRDQPTERQVRIQLKDHIDRSRKKRGEKEETEYEYSGSEEEDDSHGEEGEPSSIMNVPGESTLRREFLRLQQENKSNSEALKQQQQQQLQQQQQRDPEAHIKHLLHQRQRRIEEQKEERRRVEEQQRREREQRKLQEKEQQRRLEDMQALRREEERRQAEREQEYKRKQLEEQRQSERLQRQLQQEHAYLKSLQQQQQQQQLQKQQQQQQQQILPGDRKPLYHYGRGINPADKPAWAREVEERTRMNKQQNSPLAKTKPSSTGPEPPVPQASPGPPGPLSQTPPMQRPVEPQEGPHKSLVAHRVPLKPYAAPVPRSQSLQDQPTRNLAAFPASHDPDPAVPTPTATPSARGAVIRQNSDPTSEGPGPSPNPPAWVRPDNEAPPKVPQRTSSIATALNTSGAGGSRPAQAVRASNPDLRRSDPGWERSDSVLPASHGHLPQAGSLERNRVGASSKLDSSPVLSPGNKAKPDDHRSRPGRPADFVLLKERTMDEAPRPPKKAMDYSSSSEEVESSEDEEEESNGEPSEGSRDTPGARSDGDTDSVSTMVVHDVEEIAGTQTPYGGGTMVVQRTPEEERSLLHADSNGYTNLPDVVQPSHSPTESSRGQSPPSKEGGGDYQSRGLVKAPGKSSFTMFVDLGIYQPGGSGDTIPITALVGGEGSRLDQLQYDVRKGSVVNVNPTNTRAHSETPEIRKYKKRFNSEILCAALWGVNLLVGTENGLMLLDRSGQGKVYGLIGRRRFQQMDVLEGLNLLITISGKRNKLRVYYLSWLRNKILHNDPEVEKKQGWTTVGDMEGCGHYRVVKYERIKFLVIALKNSVEVYAWAPKPYHKFMAFKSFADLPHRPLLVDLTVEEGQRLKVIYGSSAGFHAVDVDSGNSYDIYIPVHVLLVGCGQSGNTSLGPRRGNSSLPSPPQIQSQITPHAIIFLPNTDGMEMLLCYEDEGVYVNTYGRIIKDVVLQWGEMPTSVAYICSNQIMGWGEKAIEIRSVETGHLDGVFMHKRAQRLKFLCERNDKVFFASVRSGGSSQVYFMTLNRNCIMNW, from the exons GACCCTGCTGGAATCTTTGAACTGGTGGAGGTGGTCGGCAATGGAACCTACGGACAGGTGTACAAG GGTCGGCATGTCAAGACTGGGCAGCTGGCTGCCATCAAGGTCATGGATGTCACGGAG gatgaggaggaggagatcaAACAGGAGATCAACATGTTGAAAAAATATTCTCACCACCGCAACATTGCCACCTACTATGGGGCTTTTATCAAGAAGAGCCCCCCTGGAAACGACGACCAGCTCTGG CTGGTGATGGAGTTCTGTGGTGCTGGCTCTGTGACGGACCTGGTAAAGAACACCAAAGGAAACGCCCTGAAGGAGGACTGCATCGCCTACATCTGCAGGGAGATTCTCCGG GGTCTGGCCCACCTCCACGCCCACAAGGTGATCCACCGAGACATCAAGGGGCAGAACGTCCTGCTGACAGAGAATGCTGAGGTCAAGCTAG TGGATTTTGGGGTGAGTGCTCAGCTGGACCGCACCGTGGGCAGGCGGAACACTTTCATTGGGACCCCCTACTGGATGGCCCCGGAGGTCATCGCCTGTGATGAGAACCCCGATGCCACCTACGATTACAGG AGTGACATTTGGTCCCTAGGAATCACAGCCATCGAGATGGCAGAGGGAGCCCCCC CTCTGTGTGACATGCACCCTATGCGAGCCCTCTTCCTCATCCCTCGGAACCCACCACCCAGACTCAAGTCTAAGAAATG GTCTAAGAAGTTCATCGACTTCATTGACACATGTCTCATCAAGACATACCTGAGCCGCCCACCGACAGAGCAGCTGCTGAAGTTCCCCTTCATCCGCGACCAGCCCACGGAGCGGCAGGTCCGCATCCAGCTCAAGGACCACATCGACCGATCCCGGAAGAAACGAGGCGAGAAGG AGGAGACAGAATACGAGTACAGCGGCAGCGAAGAGGAAGATGACAGCcatggagaggaaggagagccAAG CTCCATCATGAACGTGCCCGGGGAGTCGACCCTGCGCAGGGAATTTCTCCGGCTCCAGCAGGAGAATAAGAGCAATTCAGAGGCtctaaagcagcagcagcagcagcagctgcagcagcagcaacagcgaGACCCCGAGGCGCACATCAAACACCTCCTGCACCAGCGGCAGCGCCGCATCGAGGAGCAGAAGGAGGAGCGGCGGCGCGTCGAGGAG CAACAGCGGCGGGAGCGGGAGCAGCGGAAGCTGCAGGAGAAGGAGCAGCAGCGGCGGCTGGAGGACATGCAGGCCCTGCGGCGTGAGGAGGAGCGGCGGCAGGCCGAGCGGGAGCAG GAATACAAGCGGAAGCAGCTGGAAGAGCAGCGGCAGTCAGAGCGTCTCCAGAGGCAGCTGCAGCAGGAGCATGCCTACCTCAAGtccctgcagcagcagcagcagcagcagcaacttcagaagcagcagcagcagcagcagcagcaaatccTGCCCGGGGACAGGAAGCCCCTGTATCATTATGGTCGGGGCATTAACCCCGCTGACAAACCAGCCTGGGCCCGAGAG GTAGAAGAGAGGACGAGGATGAACAAACAGCAGAACTCTCCCTTGGCCAAGACCAAGCCAAGCAGCACAGGGCCTGAGCCCCCTGTCCCCCAGGCCTCCCCTGGGCCCCCAGGACCCCTGTCCCAAACTCCTCCTATGCAGAGGCCGGTGGAGCCCCAGGAGGGACCACACAAG AGCCTGGTGGCACACCGGGTCCCACTGAAGCCATATGCAGCGCCTGTACCCCGATCCCAGTCCCTGCAGGACCAGCCCACCAGAAACCTGGCTGCCTTCCCAGCCTCTCACGACCCCGACCCTGCTGTCCCCACACCCACCGCCACGCCCAGCGCCCGAGGAGCTGTCATCCGCCAGAATTCAGACCCCACCTCCGAAGGGCCTGGCCCCAGCCCGAACCCCCCAGCCTGGGTCCGGCCAGATAATGAGGCCCCACCCAAG gTGCCTCAGAGGACCTCATCTATTGCCACTGCCCTTAACACCAGTGGGGCCGGAGGGTCCCGGCCAGCTCAGGCTGTCCGTGCCAG TAACCCCGACCTCAGGAGGAGTGACCCTGGCTGGGAGCGATCAGACAGTGTCCTCCCAGCCTCTCATGGGCACCTCCCCCAGGCTGGTTCACTGGAGCGGAACCGTGTGGGAG CTTCCTCCAAACTGGACAGCTCCCCAGTGCTCTCCCCTGGGAACAAAGCCAAGCCTGATGACCACCGCTCACGGCCAGGCCGGCCTGCA GATTTTGTGTTGCTGAAAGAGCGGACCATGGACGAGGCCCCCCGGCCTCCCAAGAAGGCCATGGACTACTCTTCATCCAGTGAGGAAGTGGAGAGCAgtgaggacgaggaggaggaaaGCAACGGCGAACCATCAGAGGGGAGCAGAGATACCCCTGGGGCCCG CAGCGATGGAGACACAGACAGCGTCAGCACCATGGTGGTCCACGACGTGGAGGAGATAGCCGGGACCCAGACCCCCTATGGGGGCGGGACTATGGTGGTCCAGCGT ACTCCTGAAGAGGAGCGAAGCCTGCTGCACGCCGACAGCAACGGTTACACAAACCTGCCGGATGTGGTCCAGCCCAGCCACTCACCCACCGAGAGCAGCAGAGGTCAAAGCCCCCCCTCAAAGGAGGGAGGCGGCGAC TACCAGTCTCGAGGGCTTGTAAAGGCCCCTGGCAAGAGCTCCTTCACGATGTTTGTGGACCTAGGGATCTACCAGCCTGGAGGCAGTGGGGACACCATCCCTATCACAG CCCTAGTGGGTGGAGAGGGCAGTCGGCTCGATCAGCTACAATATGATGTGCGGAAAGGCTCTGTGGTCAACGTGAACCCCACCAATACCCGGGCCCACAGTGAAACCCCCGAGATTCGGAAGTACAAGAAGCGCTTCAATTCCGAGATCCTCTGTGCAGCCCTTTGGG GGGTCAACCTGCTGGTGGGCACCGAGAACGGGCTGATGTTGCTGGACCGAAGTGGGCAGGGCAAGGTGTATGGACTCATCGGGCGGCGACGCTTCCAGCAAATGGATGTGCTGGAAGGACTCAACTTGCTCATCACCATCTCAG ggaaaaggaacaaactgcGGGTGTATTACCTGTCCTGGCTCCGGAACAAGATTCTGCACAATGACCCAGAAGTGGAGAAGAAGCAGGGCTGGACCACCGTGGGGGACATGGAGGGCTGCGGGCACTACCGCGTTG TGAAATATGAACGCATTAAGTTCCTGGTCATCGCCCTGAAGAACTCCGTGGAGGTGTATGCCTGGGCCCCCAAACCCTACCACAAATTCATGGCCTTCAAG tCCTTCGCTGACCTCCCTCACCGCCCTCTGCTGGTTGACTTGACCGTAGAGGAGGGACAGCGGCTCAAGGTCATCTATGGCTCCAGTGCTGGCTTCCATGCTGTGGATGTTGACTCGGGGAACAGCTATGACATCTACATCCCTGTGCATGTACTTTTGGTGGGCTGTGGGCAGAGTGGGAACACCAGTCTGGGCCCCAGACGTGGGAACTCCAgcctgccttctcctccccagATCCAGAGCCAGATCACACCCCATGCCATCATCTTCCTCCCCAACACCGATGGCATGGAGATGCTACTGTGCTATGAGGACGAGGGCGTCTACGTCAACACATATGGGCGGATCATTAAGGATGTGGTGCTGCAGTGGGGGGAGATGCCCACTTCTGTGG CCTACATCTGCTCCAACCAGATAATGGGCTGGGGTGAGAAAGCCATTGAGATCCGCTCCGTGGAGACGGGCCACCTGGATGGGGTCTTCATGCACAAACGAGCCCAGAGGCTCAAGTTCCTGTGTGAGCGGAATGACAAG GTGTTTTTTGCCTCAGTCCGCTCCGGGGGCAGCAGCCAAGTTTACTTCATGACTCTGAACCGTAACTGCATCATGAACTGGTGA